A genomic segment from Lusitaniella coriacea LEGE 07157 encodes:
- a CDS encoding ATP-binding protein, producing the protein MELFKTLFAADRYIPHGHCYLWQTPLVGLHVVSDILIAISYFSIPTMLLYFVYKRRDFPFFNVFILFGAFIILCGLGHILEVLTLWYPAYWLSGIEQAATALISCYTAWELSTLLPQFLSLKTPEQLEAVNQQLQQEIIERHHAEQTLKNIIKGTASVTGKAFFPALVQHLAQALDVRYAFVSALSDRQSQQLRTLAFWSSDRAIENIQYEIAGSPCEKVIQKGQLQYYPDKLQQSFPEDTALQDMGMECYLGVPLLDGQNQVLGVLCVSHDRALKDAENAKATISVFAARAAAELQRQTAESALREAYSELELRVDEATQGLRQRTTELVKVNTSLEIEIQERKRAEEEAAAASRAKSEFLANMSHELRTPLNAILGFTQVMNRDSSLSEEHLQNLKIINRAGEHLLGLIDEILEMSKIEAGRIMLSESHFDFFALLDDLEAMLQIKTESKNLILLFDRAPEVPQYITTDESRLRQVLLNLLSNAIKFTKEGGVTLRVGIRNPDAADPSTVLLAFEVEDTGAGIASNEIEELFQVFAQTEVGRQSRQGTGLGLAISQKFVQLMGGQITVKSQLDKGSIFAFNIQVRLADATKITRIRPQAKVIGLAPNQPKYRLLAVDDRFESRLLLVKLLVSLGFEVREAENGEEAVEIWSSWQPHLIWMDMRMPVMNGYEATRQIRATEEGEETTKIVALTASVFEEQRSAILSAGCDDFMRKPFREPELLAKISEHLGIQYLYEEKTDCKDGFAANSFGIAPETSGKTPIEQVKAGLPKLNSAYLDNFYNAAAQGSDRELFELIQQISPEHPTLAAALKNLADNFQFETIMELSEATRLTV; encoded by the coding sequence GTGGAACTATTCAAGACCCTTTTTGCTGCCGATCGCTATATTCCACACGGTCACTGCTATCTTTGGCAAACCCCTCTCGTTGGACTGCATGTAGTCAGCGATATACTCATCGCGATCTCGTACTTTTCCATTCCGACGATGTTACTCTACTTCGTCTACAAGCGCCGGGATTTCCCTTTCTTCAATGTTTTCATTCTTTTTGGCGCATTCATCATTTTGTGCGGTCTGGGGCATATTCTTGAAGTTTTGACCCTCTGGTATCCTGCCTATTGGCTCTCTGGGATCGAACAAGCAGCAACCGCTCTGATATCGTGTTACACGGCATGGGAGTTGAGTACTTTGCTCCCGCAATTTTTATCCCTCAAAACCCCAGAACAACTCGAAGCTGTCAACCAACAACTGCAACAGGAAATTATCGAACGCCACCACGCCGAACAAACCCTGAAAAATATTATTAAAGGGACGGCTTCTGTGACGGGTAAAGCTTTTTTCCCCGCACTGGTGCAACACCTCGCCCAGGCACTAGACGTTCGTTATGCTTTTGTTAGTGCATTGAGCGACCGTCAATCCCAACAGCTCAGAACTTTAGCCTTTTGGTCGAGCGATCGCGCGATCGAAAATATACAATACGAAATTGCCGGAAGTCCTTGCGAGAAGGTCATCCAAAAAGGTCAATTGCAGTATTACCCCGATAAACTACAACAATCCTTCCCCGAAGATACCGCCCTACAAGACATGGGCATGGAATGCTACCTCGGCGTGCCGCTTCTAGACGGACAAAACCAAGTCCTCGGAGTCCTCTGCGTGAGTCACGATCGCGCCCTAAAAGATGCCGAGAACGCCAAAGCCACCATCTCTGTCTTTGCGGCTAGAGCGGCGGCTGAGTTGCAACGCCAAACCGCAGAATCCGCCCTACGCGAAGCCTACAGCGAACTCGAACTCCGGGTTGACGAAGCCACCCAAGGATTGCGCCAGCGCACCACAGAACTCGTCAAAGTCAACACCAGCTTGGAAATTGAAATTCAAGAGCGCAAACGAGCAGAAGAAGAAGCCGCAGCAGCAAGTCGCGCGAAAAGTGAATTTCTCGCCAACATGAGTCACGAGTTGCGAACGCCCCTCAACGCTATTCTCGGTTTTACCCAAGTGATGAACCGCGATTCTTCTCTTTCAGAAGAACACTTACAAAATTTGAAGATTATCAACCGTGCGGGCGAGCATTTATTGGGATTGATCGATGAAATTCTCGAAATGTCAAAAATCGAGGCAGGTCGAATCATGTTGAGCGAGAGTCATTTTGACTTTTTCGCCCTACTCGACGACCTAGAAGCAATGCTTCAGATCAAAACCGAATCGAAAAACTTAATCCTACTCTTCGATCGCGCGCCAGAAGTTCCTCAATACATTACAACCGATGAAAGTAGACTGCGCCAAGTTTTGCTCAACCTCTTGAGTAATGCGATTAAATTCACCAAAGAAGGAGGCGTAACGTTGCGCGTGGGAATCCGCAACCCGGATGCAGCAGACCCTTCAACCGTTCTCCTGGCTTTTGAAGTCGAAGACACTGGGGCGGGAATTGCCTCCAATGAGATCGAGGAACTGTTCCAAGTCTTTGCACAGACAGAAGTGGGGCGACAATCGCGACAAGGAACGGGCTTGGGCTTGGCGATCTCTCAAAAATTCGTACAACTCATGGGCGGTCAAATTACCGTTAAGAGTCAATTAGATAAGGGCAGTATCTTTGCATTCAATATTCAAGTCCGCCTTGCGGATGCAACAAAAATTACGCGCATTCGCCCCCAAGCTAAAGTCATCGGTTTAGCCCCGAACCAACCCAAGTATCGCCTTTTGGCCGTGGACGATCGGTTTGAGAGTCGCCTACTCCTGGTTAAACTGCTTGTTTCTCTGGGGTTTGAGGTGCGAGAAGCAGAAAACGGGGAAGAAGCGGTAGAAATTTGGTCGAGTTGGCAGCCCCATTTGATTTGGATGGATATGCGAATGCCTGTCATGAACGGTTATGAAGCAACCCGACAGATTCGAGCAACAGAAGAAGGAGAAGAAACCACCAAAATCGTTGCCCTAACCGCAAGTGTTTTTGAAGAACAGCGTAGCGCAATTTTATCAGCAGGGTGCGACGACTTTATGCGCAAACCCTTTCGCGAGCCAGAGCTATTAGCTAAGATTAGCGAACATTTGGGGATTCAATATCTTTACGAAGAGAAAACAGACTGTAAAGATGGCTTTGCGGCAAATTCCTTCGGAATTGCCCCCGAAACTTCCGGAAAAACTCCAATCGAACAAGTTAAAGCGGGTCTTCCGAAGCTAAACTCTGCTTATCTTGATAATTTCTACAATGCTGCTGCTCAAGGGAGCGATCGCGAACTATTTGAGTTAATTCAACAAATTTCGCCAGAACACCCAACCCTAGCAGCAGCGTTAAAGAATCTAGCGGACAATTTTCAATTTGAAACCATCATGGAATTGAGCGAAGCAACTCGCTTGACAGTTTAG
- a CDS encoding tellurite resistance TerB family protein — MGLFDSFRKSGNLQENQITLGPAEAFAAVMLIIVAADGYLSNEEISLLNTVLGRMKLFRSYSRDVMQRMFDKLGNFLRREGNEALFNAAMATLPHDLYETTFAIATDLVLADGEVSPEEEALLGSLCSAMELSQDTVNQIIQVMLIKNKG, encoded by the coding sequence ATGGGTTTATTTGATTCGTTTCGTAAATCGGGCAATCTCCAGGAAAACCAGATTACTCTGGGTCCTGCTGAAGCTTTTGCGGCTGTTATGCTGATTATCGTTGCGGCAGATGGCTACCTCTCCAATGAAGAAATTAGCTTGCTCAATACCGTTCTCGGTCGCATGAAACTGTTCCGCAGCTACTCTAGGGATGTGATGCAGCGGATGTTTGATAAACTCGGCAATTTTCTCCGAAGAGAAGGCAACGAAGCCTTGTTTAATGCGGCGATGGCAACTTTGCCTCACGATCTTTATGAAACCACGTTCGCGATCGCGACCGACCTGGTTCTTGCGGATGGCGAAGTCTCTCCCGAAGAGGAAGCACTGCTCGGAAGTCTTTGCAGCGCAATGGAATTGTCGCAGGATACGGTGAATCAAATTATTCAGGTCATGTTGATTAAAAACAAGGGCTAA
- a CDS encoding LabA-like NYN domain-containing protein: MLDETFEDSIFPPEQVLENRGRVAIFIDGSNLFYAALQLGLEIDYSKLLYRLTSGSRLLRSFFYTGVDRTNEKQQGFLLWMRRNGYRVIAKDLVQLPDGSKKANLDVEIAVDMMALVGAYDTAVLVSGDGDLAYAVDAVSYRGARVEVVSLRSMTSDSLINVADRYIDLDQIKEDIQKTPRHSANYRSFPGLRVLNEENPR, encoded by the coding sequence ATGTTAGATGAAACTTTTGAAGACTCTATCTTTCCCCCAGAGCAAGTTTTAGAAAACCGAGGACGGGTTGCCATTTTCATTGATGGTTCCAACTTATTCTATGCTGCCCTGCAACTCGGTCTTGAAATTGACTACAGCAAACTGCTATATCGGCTAACCTCCGGTTCGAGACTCCTTCGCTCCTTCTTTTACACTGGCGTGGATCGGACGAATGAAAAGCAACAAGGTTTCTTATTGTGGATGCGTCGCAATGGCTATCGCGTGATTGCCAAAGACTTAGTTCAACTTCCCGATGGTTCCAAAAAAGCTAACCTCGATGTTGAAATTGCCGTCGATATGATGGCGCTAGTGGGTGCTTACGATACCGCCGTTTTAGTGAGTGGCGACGGGGATTTAGCCTATGCTGTCGATGCAGTCAGCTATCGCGGCGCGCGGGTTGAAGTTGTCAGTTTGCGTTCGATGACCAGCGATAGTTTAATTAACGTCGCCGATCGTTATATCGATCTCGATCAAATTAAAGAAGACATTCAGAAGACCCCCCGCCATAGTGCAAACTATCGCAGCTTTCCCGGACTTCGGGTTTTAAATGAAGAGAATCCGCGTTGA
- the psb34 gene encoding photosystem II assembly protein Psb34 gives MPYTQEDGGLLNNFAQEPKMYKAEPPSKKEQRNYIILGVVAMVLVGGLIYVSVAISGVS, from the coding sequence ATGCCCTACACCCAAGAAGACGGCGGTTTGCTCAACAACTTCGCCCAAGAACCCAAAATGTATAAAGCTGAACCTCCCTCAAAAAAAGAGCAGCGCAACTATATTATTTTAGGCGTAGTTGCAATGGTGTTGGTTGGCGGTTTAATCTACGTTTCGGTTGCCATTTCCGGGGTCAGCTAG
- a CDS encoding ArnT family glycosyltransferase: MARNDKKQFRFLVRFWQNDLVILGCIWLLGTICDRVWLARDRTVPEWDQTHHLTGSLNYLHALQQAQWFFGEWWRELWMLSSKNPPLTYIATAPFQQLFGRNPDSAMLVTLFFSAILLGSVYRLGKLLFNRQVGLIAAFLCVIFPSFYFFRLQYLLDYPLTAWVVASFWCLTSWRGSKGKRQWLWALGFGVCLGLAILTKQSAFFFLVIPGIWLLLSRLWQRRWGQVAQALVALGVSACIFLPWYSTNWIYFLGNYQSGIAAAAVREGDPPLNNWAAWTYYLEKLPEFVPWFLFIIPIVSFLLFILKNKGRILYRSSLSWLALFLGGGYLFCSALVNKDTRYVLPLLPVLAILLAYGLTLLPKRWAMLRWGTLGLSLVLMLLNLFPLGGSWTAMALQTLHLGRPYYPYRGAEFPHTEVVEEIIETAPQLQATVGVLPVTAKINHNNFNYYGALADFQVYGREVGVRERYVEGDARSLDWFLSKTRDRGTDRKAEEQLRLRIEQSPDFQLHQTWAFPDSSTLQLYHRKVPSVVVQPLAQSVPRVRLNRATAPQSAPPGVPVPVTYEWSGSGEALQSGIVLITWEEKGNPQNRWLHDRAIAQGRLQFNSPSNSFQVTERTAMFPQKTLPPGDYAVTVTYLNRETGETYPIATPSVQISLNPNVAVPPAPELDLVTQMRNLAADLPQGIDALERVFDEIGRINQYDPVQDYTQQAELSLAYRLEREPDNLEWAYGLAFSQILQEDVEGAIAALQNVAQLDAQNPFAHAYLAFVYLYGWQPKAAQNAIQTALKLEPNRLEFQAIDGISALMQGNVVKTWRIWQEIKPKL; encoded by the coding sequence ATGGCGCGCAATGACAAAAAACAGTTTCGTTTTCTAGTTCGGTTTTGGCAAAACGATCTCGTTATTTTAGGGTGTATTTGGCTGTTGGGGACGATTTGCGATCGCGTGTGGTTGGCGCGCGATCGTACCGTGCCAGAATGGGATCAAACCCACCATCTCACCGGTTCCCTCAACTACCTCCACGCCTTGCAGCAGGCGCAATGGTTCTTCGGGGAATGGTGGCGAGAGTTATGGATGCTCTCCTCTAAAAATCCTCCCCTCACCTACATCGCCACCGCACCCTTTCAACAGCTTTTCGGCAGAAATCCCGACTCGGCAATGCTCGTCACCCTCTTTTTTAGCGCGATTTTATTGGGTTCGGTATATAGATTGGGAAAATTGCTCTTCAATCGTCAAGTGGGACTGATTGCGGCATTTCTGTGTGTTATTTTCCCCAGTTTCTACTTCTTTCGCTTGCAATATCTCCTCGATTATCCCCTTACCGCTTGGGTAGTGGCGAGTTTTTGGTGTTTGACGAGTTGGCGAGGGAGTAAGGGGAAAAGGCAATGGTTGTGGGCGCTGGGATTCGGAGTCTGTTTGGGTTTAGCCATTCTCACTAAGCAATCGGCATTCTTCTTTCTCGTTATTCCCGGTATTTGGCTGTTGCTGAGTCGGTTGTGGCAGCGTCGTTGGGGGCAAGTCGCGCAAGCGCTTGTGGCATTGGGCGTTTCAGCGTGCATTTTCCTGCCTTGGTACAGTACCAACTGGATTTATTTTCTGGGAAACTATCAAAGTGGGATTGCTGCGGCTGCGGTGCGCGAGGGAGATCCGCCCTTGAATAATTGGGCAGCTTGGACGTATTACCTGGAGAAATTACCGGAATTTGTCCCCTGGTTCCTTTTTATTATCCCAATCGTCAGTTTTCTCCTGTTTATTCTAAAAAATAAAGGTAGAATTCTCTATCGTTCGTCCCTCTCTTGGCTGGCTTTATTTTTGGGTGGGGGCTATTTATTCTGTTCGGCGTTGGTGAATAAAGATACGCGCTACGTTTTACCCCTGTTACCCGTCCTCGCTATCCTACTCGCCTATGGTTTGACGCTGTTGCCAAAGCGATGGGCAATGTTGCGCTGGGGAACCTTGGGATTGAGTCTTGTTCTCATGCTTCTCAATCTCTTCCCATTGGGCGGTTCCTGGACGGCGATGGCATTACAAACATTACATTTAGGTCGTCCCTATTATCCCTATCGAGGGGCGGAATTTCCCCATACAGAAGTGGTTGAGGAGATTATTGAAACCGCACCGCAATTGCAAGCAACTGTGGGGGTTTTGCCCGTCACGGCGAAGATCAATCACAATAATTTTAATTATTATGGGGCGCTGGCGGATTTTCAGGTGTACGGGCGCGAAGTGGGGGTACGAGAGCGTTATGTGGAGGGGGACGCGCGATCTTTAGATTGGTTTTTGAGTAAAACGCGCGATCGCGGAACGGATCGAAAGGCAGAAGAACAGTTAAGATTGCGTATCGAACAAAGTCCCGATTTCCAATTGCACCAAACTTGGGCATTTCCCGACAGCAGTACGCTGCAACTCTATCATCGCAAGGTTCCCTCCGTTGTCGTGCAGCCTCTCGCGCAATCCGTACCTCGCGTGCGCCTCAACCGCGCTACTGCGCCTCAATCTGCGCCTCCCGGCGTTCCCGTTCCCGTCACCTACGAATGGTCTGGTTCTGGCGAAGCGCTGCAATCAGGAATTGTATTAATTACCTGGGAGGAGAAGGGAAATCCTCAAAATCGATGGTTGCACGATCGCGCGATCGCGCAAGGAAGGTTACAATTTAACTCGCCCTCGAATTCCTTTCAAGTTACCGAACGCACGGCGATGTTCCCCCAAAAAACGCTTCCACCGGGGGATTACGCCGTAACCGTAACCTACCTCAATCGAGAAACCGGGGAAACCTATCCCATCGCCACCCCTTCCGTGCAGATTTCCCTCAATCCCAACGTTGCAGTACCTCCCGCACCGGAATTGGATCTCGTGACGCAAATGCGCAACTTAGCCGCAGACTTACCCCAAGGGATTGATGCCCTAGAACGGGTTTTTGATGAGATTGGGCGGATCAATCAATACGATCCCGTACAGGACTATACCCAGCAAGCCGAACTCTCCCTCGCCTATCGCTTGGAGCGCGAACCCGATAATTTAGAGTGGGCCTATGGACTGGCATTTTCCCAAATTTTACAAGAAGATGTTGAGGGCGCGATCGCGGCACTGCAAAACGTCGCCCAACTCGATGCCCAAAACCCCTTTGCCCACGCCTATCTCGCCTTTGTCTATCTCTACGGTTGGCAGCCCAAAGCCGCCCAGAACGCGATTCAAACCGCCCTGAAACTAGAACCCAATCGCCTCGAATTTCAAGCCATTGACGGTATTTCTGCGTTAATGCAAGGAAATGTTGTGAAAACCTGGCGAATCTGGCAAGAGATTAAACCTAAGCTTTGA
- the psbP gene encoding photosystem II reaction center PsbP — protein sequence MWKSLVTVVLLLVSISLSSCSVGVGGLKQYVDSLDGYKFLYPNGWAAVEVQDASEGVDIVFRDIIERSENLSVIISDVPKGKTLESLGTPSEVGYRFLKRTNARGGSEREVEFIKAGSYETEGQKYYILEYAVAPSDREKQHNIATVAVSRGKLFTFSISTSEQRWQNVRDLFEVAAKSFTVY from the coding sequence ATGTGGAAATCATTAGTTACTGTTGTGCTACTCCTGGTGAGTATCAGCTTATCAAGCTGTTCTGTTGGAGTAGGCGGATTAAAACAGTACGTAGATAGTCTCGATGGCTACAAATTTCTATACCCCAACGGTTGGGCTGCGGTTGAAGTGCAGGATGCCTCGGAGGGAGTGGATATTGTGTTTCGCGATATTATCGAACGCAGTGAAAACCTGAGCGTCATTATCAGCGATGTCCCCAAAGGCAAAACCCTAGAAAGCTTAGGAACGCCCTCCGAAGTGGGATACCGCTTTCTCAAACGCACTAACGCACGCGGTGGATCGGAACGTGAAGTCGAATTTATTAAAGCGGGTTCTTACGAAACCGAAGGTCAAAAATACTATATTCTCGAATACGCTGTAGCGCCATCCGATCGCGAAAAACAGCATAATATTGCAACCGTTGCAGTCAGTCGTGGAAAACTCTTTACCTTTAGTATCTCCACCTCAGAACAGCGATGGCAAAATGTTCGAGACTTATTTGAAGTTGCAGCTAAGTCTTTTACAGTTTATTAA
- a CDS encoding DUF3352 domain-containing protein, whose amino-acid sequence MKLRSFFLILAGIAVVSLSVAGGSVAWVLAQSPFNLLSGGVVANPSAAIFVPKQSPVVVSLLANPDRLEQFAQVAAPINARSRARAELTQIKTGLLANTGADYVRDVQPWLGDEITFALTSPDFDRDSNNGAQPGYLLVAESKDGQLAREFLQAFYAKEAIAGESELVSETYKGVNLIYRRAISDNNSTSASAVVGDRFVLFANHPKVLRAAINNVQAIDRSLENSPPYQKALQTIQTPRIGVATINLPGLNAWISKQPLPPEFDQTLTVTLSLARQGLVAQSAIAGVFDEQTTLPALSAPVQALNYIPTNNTLTAAGADLQQFWEQLSTGLAPSSPFTQILNRLVARGNANLGLDLEGDIFNWVRGEYALSLLPGVAENPPSWLFVAQNNTPEATAGIERLDRLAKEQDLSLGNLALGDKKVTAWTELKTIPGEVSPRLEAKVKGVHTTVGNYEIFSSSLAGMERALGGENAILESKAFKRAIALLPKTNNGYFSLDWDLAQPLIEEKAPLFRAIEFAGRPLFNNLRAIVLSSSGREKGISRASAFLQLGTGDS is encoded by the coding sequence ATGAAGCTTCGTTCTTTTTTCTTGATTTTGGCAGGAATTGCGGTCGTATCGCTGTCGGTGGCTGGGGGGAGTGTGGCTTGGGTGCTTGCCCAAAGTCCCTTTAATCTCCTTTCCGGGGGCGTTGTGGCGAATCCGTCGGCGGCGATTTTTGTACCGAAACAGTCGCCTGTGGTGGTGTCGTTGCTGGCAAATCCGGATCGGTTGGAACAATTTGCCCAGGTTGCCGCACCGATAAATGCGCGATCGCGCGCGCGCGCAGAATTAACCCAAATCAAAACGGGATTGCTCGCCAATACAGGAGCAGACTATGTTCGGGACGTTCAACCCTGGTTGGGAGATGAGATAACCTTTGCCCTCACGTCCCCAGATTTCGATCGCGATTCCAATAATGGCGCACAACCGGGATATTTGCTGGTGGCGGAAAGTAAGGATGGGCAATTGGCGCGAGAATTTTTACAAGCTTTTTATGCCAAGGAGGCGATCGCGGGAGAATCAGAATTAGTCTCTGAAACCTATAAAGGGGTCAATTTAATTTATCGTCGCGCGATTTCAGACAACAATTCCACTTCTGCCAGTGCGGTTGTGGGCGATCGTTTCGTACTATTCGCCAATCATCCCAAAGTTTTGCGCGCCGCAATCAATAACGTCCAAGCCATCGATCGCAGTCTGGAAAATTCCCCCCCCTACCAAAAAGCGCTACAAACCATCCAAACTCCGCGCATTGGCGTTGCAACGATCAATCTCCCCGGTTTAAACGCTTGGATTTCCAAACAACCCCTTCCCCCAGAATTCGACCAAACCCTCACCGTTACTCTCAGTCTCGCCCGTCAAGGGTTGGTGGCGCAATCGGCAATCGCCGGAGTTTTCGACGAGCAAACCACCCTACCCGCTCTTTCTGCTCCCGTTCAAGCTCTGAACTACATCCCCACCAATAACACCTTAACTGCGGCTGGAGCGGATTTACAGCAGTTTTGGGAGCAACTTTCTACCGGGTTAGCCCCTAGTAGTCCGTTTACGCAAATTCTCAACCGTCTAGTTGCCCGTGGCAATGCGAACTTAGGACTCGATCTTGAAGGGGATATTTTCAATTGGGTGCGGGGAGAATACGCCCTCAGCTTACTTCCCGGCGTGGCGGAAAATCCCCCCAGTTGGCTGTTTGTTGCCCAAAATAATACCCCAGAAGCCACCGCAGGCATCGAACGTTTAGATCGCCTTGCAAAAGAGCAGGATTTGAGTTTGGGCAATCTTGCGTTAGGAGATAAGAAAGTGACCGCTTGGACGGAATTAAAAACAATTCCCGGTGAGGTTTCCCCTCGCCTCGAAGCGAAGGTAAAAGGCGTTCACACGACGGTGGGAAACTACGAAATTTTTAGCAGTTCTCTTGCTGGAATGGAACGGGCGTTGGGAGGAGAAAATGCGATTTTAGAGAGTAAAGCCTTCAAGCGCGCGATCGCGCTCCTTCCCAAAACTAATAATGGTTATTTTTCCCTCGATTGGGATCTCGCACAACCTCTGATTGAAGAAAAGGCTCCTTTATTCCGCGCAATCGAATTTGCCGGACGACCCCTGTTTAATAATTTACGCGCGATCGTCCTCAGCAGTAGCGGACGAGAAAAGGGAATTAGTCGCGCCAGTGCATTCCTGCAACTCGGTACGGGAGATTCATAA
- the lptC gene encoding LPS export ABC transporter periplasmic protein LptC → MLKKIRSKRRTIAPGVFPLVLLLVVACRQQPPAEPQAQPESPTQEQIEKGLVARNATIEQTNEEGETLWKINVEQAVYDQDKKNVKLKQITGDLYQDDKVILQVRAQNGEIENEGEKILLRDKVVAIDPRNKAVFKSEELEWKPKEDSIAVRRNLVGSNANINASATEGKYFSREQKLELNGQVKATSKEPPLQMRAEGLVWEIVPKIVKSDRAIAIDRYQGKTITDRLVSDKGQLNLGTKIATVEGNVELKSTNPPMQIATSLAVWNITTRTVQSDRPVQAIHRKDQFSVTGNQGVIDLNAQVARMSGGIHGISTPRKANLYANQLVWQIPQQTLNAKGNVVYNQADPPLHLKGPQAIGKLKDQRIAIVSDKKERVVTEITP, encoded by the coding sequence ATGCTTAAAAAAATTCGATCTAAAAGACGCACTATTGCGCCAGGAGTATTTCCACTCGTACTCCTGCTGGTTGTCGCTTGTCGGCAACAACCCCCAGCCGAACCTCAAGCGCAACCGGAATCCCCAACCCAAGAACAGATTGAAAAAGGCTTGGTTGCGCGGAATGCCACAATCGAGCAAACCAACGAGGAAGGGGAAACCCTTTGGAAAATTAACGTCGAGCAAGCGGTTTACGACCAAGACAAAAAAAACGTCAAATTAAAGCAAATTACTGGAGACTTGTACCAAGACGATAAAGTAATTCTGCAAGTTCGCGCGCAAAACGGGGAAATTGAAAACGAAGGCGAGAAAATTCTGCTTCGGGATAAGGTAGTGGCAATCGATCCCCGGAATAAAGCCGTTTTCAAATCGGAGGAATTGGAATGGAAACCGAAAGAAGACTCCATTGCCGTTCGCCGCAACCTGGTTGGGAGTAATGCCAACATCAATGCCTCTGCCACAGAAGGGAAATATTTCAGCCGAGAACAGAAATTAGAACTCAACGGCCAGGTTAAAGCGACTTCAAAAGAACCGCCGTTGCAAATGCGCGCTGAGGGTTTAGTGTGGGAAATCGTTCCTAAAATTGTTAAGAGCGATCGCGCGATCGCCATCGACCGCTATCAAGGCAAAACCATTACCGACCGACTCGTTTCAGATAAAGGTCAACTCAACCTCGGAACAAAAATCGCCACGGTTGAGGGGAATGTCGAACTCAAATCCACCAATCCTCCCATGCAAATCGCCACCAGCCTAGCGGTTTGGAACATTACCACACGCACCGTCCAATCCGACCGACCCGTACAAGCCATTCATCGCAAAGACCAATTTTCCGTTACTGGAAATCAAGGCGTTATCGACCTCAATGCCCAAGTCGCGCGGATGAGCGGCGGAATTCACGGCATTAGCACCCCCCGAAAAGCAAATCTTTATGCAAACCAATTGGTTTGGCAAATTCCCCAGCAAACCCTCAACGCCAAAGGCAACGTAGTTTACAATCAAGCCGATCCTCCCCTCCATTTGAAAGGACCCCAGGCGATTGGAAAACTGAAAGATCAAAGAATCGCGATTGTGAGCGATAAGAAAGAGAGAGTCGTCACTGAAATTACGCCTTAA